ttaatttattattttataaaatagaaaacaaataaataagaaatgaaaaattccaaatataaaaagtcAAAAATATCTTAGaaaattacataaatattatgtttaatatgtttataacAATATGATTTAGAAACATggtatattttaaaagatttttttttcataagaGGCATAGAATTCTCTCCATTTTTAATTcctatttttttatgaaaaaacagctacttaataatttaaataaaattctttttatatcattaaaCTCGTACTTTCTGAAGTTGTTATTTTCgaaaaatacatatatttattatttacaagaaaaaaaaaattcttatttggaaaaaaaatatagacCCGACACTCCTTATAAGAAAACAGAAAGgttagaaaaaaaaaaaataataataaaaataaataataatgtataaaagtatataaataaataaaaaaaatataaaaatgttcaAACATTGATATgttaattaaaaaatgtacacatagaattttttttttaataaagtGGAATAATTTATAGAGACCTAATCGATGGTGTTTACGATACAGTGGAAGAAGGAGATACAGTGTATATACATTATCAAGGTAAAACAACAAATGATTTTCGTATAATTGAATCCACATTTAGGAGTATTATTCCACCTAAAATTATTGCTGGGCATTATGACcaaaaacatataaaagCTATTTATGAAATGGTAATTGgtatgaaaaaaaatacaagaAGAGAGTGCATTATTCCTCCTTATTTGGCACACCCAAACCATTTTCCAACCCAAgtaagaaaaataaaatactactacatatatatatatatatatatatatataatatttatatttttttttttattttattattttttttttttcatagCCACTTATATACGAAATTGATGTTGTAAGAATTGTAAAAAAGAATGCtcaaaataaaacaacCCTTCAAAAACTTGAAGTAAAATTAGAAAAGATAATAGATACTATATGTTCTTACTTTTAACTAGTTTTCAATGTAAAATAcaattttcatttattttaatttttttctttttcttatataaattaaaagacgcttcttatttttttgtttaattttaattcatatttttgttttttcaaaaatgaaaatattagGAAGACTTCTTTacaatattaaaatatatatatatatatatatatatatataatcataataataatatgttaacaaaaaaaaaggaaaaaaaaaatttacatataaaaaaaaatgtcaCATAagtttaaatatatacatatatatatatatatatatatatatatatatatatatatatatatatatatatatatagatatatatacatatatttttatgtattcTCTTGAAGTTCGTCCAATATACATGATGCAACATAATTCAAATGATTCTTCTCTTGGTTCTCCAATTcgttatttattttttcatctaTAACCGGATCACGTTTTAAagataatttattaaaatatacttttatgttattaaaccaattattcataatattaatatttttatcattttccAGTGTTACCGAATAACCAATTTTTTTCCTCCGTCCTACACGACCacataaatgtatatattcGTTTACATTTTTTGGCTTATTACATAAAAGTACCATATCTAGATTGTTTATATGAAATCCACGTATAGAATCAAAGGAACTAATTATTATAggatatttatttatatatgtatgtttaTCATCATTAGGAATACTTTTTAAATCTTTTATGTCTTCATAATGTTCacacatattattaatattatcattattatatcttaAGGATATCTGTAACTTTTCATGTAATAAAACAGcgaatatattattcatttctaaatatttttttaactGTATTAGGGAATAcccattttttattaatattaaaattttttgatttttaaaagtttctattattttatgaatttcttttattttattttcatatgttTCATTAGTCATTAAgtgataaaaatgataaatgGTGTTAGGTAACTTAActtttatgatatatttttgaaatgCATTTTCTTCATTCAGATAGTAATTCAAATTATATtgttcattattttctatttgTTCTTGTTcatcatttataatattattactattattattatcatcaatAAGTTCATTTGAACTggataattttttttcagatatatatatttttttttcattatttttaatagGTATATGAATTAGGTTTGTTATATTATCGATTCCTGTCATACCGTCGTTCTCCTGGTTATCcaataaattttttttttctcttaatatataaatttttttctttgcattatttttatttaaacataataatttaaatatttttctgtGTAATTCTCTATTTAAAGTACTAGAACAACCAATAAAAATTAAgtttttcttatttatatacattaatGTCTCTAGAATAAGATAAGCTGTTTTGCTTTTTAtgttctttttattttttaataaactACGTTTACTTACAGAAGGTAATAATTTATCAATTTCATcatagaaaatatattttatactttGTAAGAAATTCTTTAAGTTTTCTTTGTCTAGATTTAACAAATAACTTCGGAAA
The genomic region above belongs to Plasmodium reichenowi strain SY57 chromosome 13, whole genome shotgun sequence and contains:
- a CDS encoding peptidyl-prolyl cis-trans isomerase, putative, whose product is MVYFKRFFFHKRHRILSIFNSYFFMKKQLLNNLNKILFISLNSYFLKLLFSKNTYIYYLQEKKNSYLEKKYRPDTPYKKTESGIIYRDLIDGVYDTVEEGDTVYIHYQGKTTNDFRIIESTFRSIIPPKIIAGHYDQKHIKAIYEMVIGMKKNTRRECIIPPYLAHPNHFPTQPLIYEIDVVRIVKKNAQNKTTLQKLEVKLEKIIDTICSYF
- a CDS encoding DEAD box helicase, putative, whose protein sequence is MENYINKILFLLIFFIFHLNSTKNYKKTYRYIISFLLYFINILYAQKIWGNGKKQIRCCFIKNLYNNNRGIFKLLDNDIKRKYNIIYLKKKNKGFPNNEQTFVKNTVFIERGQNDENKINYVQGNFDENVKDIKYLSDMQKNFIYLLERNNNLLVHAKTSSGKTTICLYYLILKFIYNCEFIFKEDIEREEYIMKNDYIDRNIYESKNKSRKYFNQNKYRFIPYSEKYSEISDIKEYTNLMIENKCKTKLKKDEKVLILCPSKELCVQVAQNILSFMNNKNESLIKLFIDKDYKNENKEKQNFKEEECINKMEHLQINECDGYYMHHTNKHSLNNNKDTMDIEENKLYMLEHDNLNEDNSSCKVKKEYKINDNNYNSNNNNNNNNNNNNNNRSQLHHMVNLKGVRYLIGTPTCFRSYLLNLDKENLKNFLQSIKYIFYDEIDKLLPSVSKRSLLKNKKNIKSKTAYLILETLMYINKKNLIFIGCSSTLNRELHRKIFKLLCLNKNNAKKKIYILREKKNLLDNQENDGMTGIDNITNLIHIPIKNNEKKIYISEKKLSSSNELIDDNNNSNNIINDEQEQIENNEQYNLNYYLNEENAFQKYIIKVKLPNTIYHFYHLMTNETYENKIKEIHKIIETFKNQKILILIKNGYSLIQLKKYLEMNNIFAVLLHEKLQISLRYNNDNINNMCEHYEDIKDLKSIPNDDKHTYINKYPIIISSFDSIRGFHINNLDMVLLCNKPKNVNEYIHLCGRVGRRKKIGYSVTLENDKNINIMNNWFNNIKVYFNKLSLKRDPVIDEKINNELENQEKNHLNYVASCILDELQENT